One Owenweeksia hongkongensis DSM 17368 genomic region harbors:
- a CDS encoding DUF3224 domain-containing protein has translation MKATGSFEVKMTPLDFSAQASDGAQLGRMSIDKTFHGDLSAQSKGEMLSAMSSVKGSAGYVAIEQANGTLHGKKGSFILQHFGTMTSTDNKLILEVVPNSGSGELENISGTMAIIIKEGKHFYEFDYQL, from the coding sequence ATGAAAGCCACCGGATCCTTTGAAGTAAAAATGACACCACTAGATTTTTCTGCACAAGCAAGTGATGGTGCTCAGCTTGGAAGAATGTCAATTGACAAAACATTTCACGGTGACTTATCAGCGCAAAGCAAAGGTGAAATGCTAAGTGCTATGAGCTCTGTAAAGGGCTCGGCAGGATATGTAGCTATCGAGCAAGCAAATGGTACCCTTCATGGGAAAAAAGGAAGTTTCATTCTTCAGCATTTTGGAACGATGACCAGCACGGATAACAAACTTATTCTAGAAGTAGTGCCTAATTCTGGTAGTGGAGAACTGGAAAATATTTCTGGAACTATGGCGATTATCATCAAGGAAGGAAAACACTTTTACGAATTTGATTATCAATTGTAA
- a CDS encoding MBG domain-containing protein: MQTFTKCASLGSNWSISFGNKTFLGLIIFLIPLFSTSQSSSIMDYAILGGDSNCVAPNDCGVSLGATNVILGGNVGSYTNVSTLWSFTLQGGIYARNETHIFTDAQVSGSIWSANARSSSNSTLTVGHRANLAGNLFINGDIIIQPGFVIGQVTHPAGTQYDGPTPQGGEVLSQPVFAPLPKYPFVNSFPPLGSTSIYSDANITPGSYDSIALSGVNELVFSGIGDYVFSAIKNTGYKNVFTFDFQNAPTGNIRLLIHGDVDLGKLEVNIINGGDASRIYAETHGTGSSSSDRKTAWYQNSGWIGTNKYSEWKGTVWAPFGGITISKNTSQAFVTGALFSPKFVTLNNGVTFQHVPFAFCDSSFVINISTPDSVTCSQRNVVLLANTSATNATYNWHTANGNIASGANTLSPTVNKGGLYTLTVSLASGCSQSVNVNVPESSCIIPYYPPPTAGKSPNPTGSELGTLIDNANYNDTAGNIFRLDNGGVYIEVIAVQGQYQTLLSLLQSPSYGLTNVIDNGPSSLTITGLFPIQNLQKLDSLPLLINYVRPLFPPVVNSGIALSQGDKALRAPFARLGYDVAGEGVKVGVLSNSYNTQPGNKAPTDVLNEDLPGNGNTKNPTPIKVLQDFPYGVQSDEGRAMLQIIHDVAPKAELAFTTGFLSAGNMAKGILDLAADSCDIIVDDITFITEPFLTDGVISQTVNAVADSGVSYFSSAGNFGDKSYASAFNPAPTPNNILGDAHDFGGGDIFQSVTLEPGNYTIVLQWQDSVYSIGQTSTGTNNDLDIYLTDDLGNTLFGFNRNNLNNDPLEVMPFTVTQHTQSNILIVRESGSQNVFFKYIVFQGNMIINEYQSGTSTIVGHPNAEGAMAVGAVLYSNTPEFGNTPSVASFSSRGGTPVNGTARNKPEFCAPNGVNTTVNIGGPNIESDAFPNFFGTSAAAPHAAGVAALLKSAQAKFENHNSTPLEIKNLLSNTAIDMGASGFDNESGSGFIQADQAMLSFANPKPSVSQVSFLDTTQIPGTDTISVNIIGDYFTPSSIVLLRDDTVSSNYINSSEIAANIPPFNGNPPVRVYNNPISSSLLDGGFSDTLLLFSPTKKNVQIVVNNKTKKYSEAVPLLTFEVLVDSIPFDSAGYSLYDLGLDSIDVFTTATSTSNVGIYLIRAEMDSLDLNIPYELGLSELFNYEFVDGSLTINPMPLTITAKDTTVEYGYPLGDFHFEYSFEDSLVAPSELALFSDSIEYNHQSNLTNAVAVVRRSAYGRAVVNADLRGLSYAASRRSVENSRAVAYGRAVVNSAIQYDTTYFVEIAAQSIFDYQTSPNNATLLTAPRQRGSTLSAYGRAVVNARAVAYGRAVVNGYPLVNAQPLVNGIPLINGLDTISDSGEVALVFDENDLDTLGTDSVFRFLPINLITGTDVGVHIIVPAPLFNANYNITYELGNLTITPATLTFKVDSLTRTYGDSISFSHSTSGYQYGDADSNVIKNIPTYKILDSSENSISTTQVDAGTYTIVPDSLMLVQPTNYVVHYVLGKLVVNKANLIVTAEDTSKIYGKPNPAFNLSYNGFEYNDAPGDLTLPIVSCQAVDSSSIGVYPIYLLGGSSGNYDIILIDGILTVNPAEIYVTARDTFAEAGSPAPPFNYDILGDHYSIDSILSAPSLTLGSMYTGAAGVYDINPSGLVIERASNYLIYYTTGQLYVNPKGIGTQKILLSLQCVDQISNHSSGFDYVAHISYSNRNSTPIYIPKGKNNVILSGGLNSDDPTEIFHAGNGSKDIYFDGSGFAWFVFSNQNNSLSYSLVYANNNSQKCIVAKKSSSPIELAEEYATEPSIYPNPVKNHLVINTFNQFAGEEIFIYDLNGKRTNENYILTKTDLGNYKVDFSNVHPGMYMVIVQTKEERFTYKVIKD; the protein is encoded by the coding sequence ATGCAAACCTTTACAAAATGCGCCAGCCTTGGCAGCAATTGGAGTATTTCCTTTGGAAACAAAACATTCCTCGGACTTATTATTTTCTTAATCCCCCTATTCAGCACCTCACAATCATCTTCCATTATGGATTATGCAATTTTGGGAGGGGATTCTAATTGCGTAGCACCCAATGATTGTGGAGTTTCTTTAGGAGCAACCAATGTAATATTGGGGGGAAATGTAGGAAGCTATACTAACGTATCCACCTTATGGTCATTTACGCTTCAAGGAGGAATCTACGCAAGAAATGAAACTCACATTTTTACAGATGCCCAAGTGTCTGGAAGTATTTGGAGCGCAAATGCCAGGTCAAGCTCAAACTCTACTTTAACAGTTGGTCACCGTGCAAATTTGGCTGGTAATCTTTTCATAAATGGTGATATCATTATTCAACCCGGCTTTGTAATTGGGCAAGTAACCCATCCAGCAGGAACGCAGTACGATGGCCCAACTCCACAGGGTGGTGAAGTGTTGTCTCAACCTGTATTCGCACCGCTACCCAAATATCCTTTCGTAAACAGCTTCCCTCCCTTGGGATCAACTTCTATTTACAGTGATGCTAATATTACTCCCGGTTCTTATGACAGTATTGCCTTAAGTGGTGTAAATGAGCTTGTGTTTTCTGGAATTGGTGATTATGTGTTTAGCGCAATAAAAAATACTGGGTACAAAAACGTTTTCACCTTCGATTTTCAAAACGCCCCCACAGGTAACATCCGACTTCTAATTCATGGAGATGTAGACCTTGGGAAACTTGAGGTAAACATTATCAATGGAGGCGATGCTTCAAGGATTTACGCTGAAACGCACGGAACAGGCTCTTCCTCAAGCGATAGAAAAACAGCTTGGTATCAAAATTCGGGGTGGATTGGTACAAATAAATATTCAGAATGGAAAGGAACGGTTTGGGCTCCTTTCGGAGGTATTACTATTAGTAAAAACACAAGCCAAGCATTTGTAACCGGTGCACTTTTCAGCCCCAAGTTTGTAACCCTAAATAATGGTGTAACTTTTCAACATGTACCTTTCGCCTTTTGTGATTCTTCATTTGTTATCAATATTAGCACCCCTGACTCAGTAACCTGCAGCCAACGCAATGTTGTACTATTAGCAAATACCAGCGCTACAAATGCCACTTACAATTGGCACACGGCAAATGGAAATATTGCAAGCGGAGCCAATACGCTTAGCCCTACGGTAAATAAAGGTGGACTATACACGTTGACTGTTTCCCTGGCCAGTGGCTGCTCCCAATCTGTAAATGTGAATGTGCCCGAATCAAGCTGCATTATACCCTATTATCCGCCACCCACCGCAGGTAAATCGCCCAATCCTACTGGCTCTGAATTGGGAACATTGATTGACAATGCAAATTATAATGACACCGCTGGTAACATTTTCAGGTTAGATAATGGCGGGGTTTACATAGAGGTTATTGCAGTACAAGGACAATATCAAACGCTTCTTAGTTTGTTGCAATCACCAAGCTATGGTCTTACAAATGTGATTGATAATGGCCCTTCTTCATTGACTATAACAGGTCTGTTTCCTATCCAAAATTTACAAAAACTAGATAGTCTCCCCCTTCTTATCAATTACGTTCGTCCTCTCTTTCCCCCAGTTGTAAATAGTGGAATTGCACTAAGTCAAGGCGATAAAGCTCTAAGAGCTCCTTTTGCAAGATTAGGGTATGATGTTGCCGGTGAAGGTGTGAAAGTTGGAGTTTTGTCAAATAGCTACAATACTCAACCAGGAAATAAAGCTCCGACAGACGTATTGAACGAAGATCTACCCGGTAATGGAAATACTAAAAACCCAACTCCAATAAAGGTTCTTCAGGATTTCCCTTATGGAGTTCAATCTGACGAAGGCCGAGCCATGCTGCAAATAATTCATGATGTGGCACCTAAGGCTGAGCTTGCATTTACTACAGGTTTTTTGAGCGCTGGAAATATGGCTAAAGGGATTCTAGACCTTGCAGCAGATAGCTGTGACATAATAGTAGACGACATCACCTTTATTACAGAGCCCTTTTTGACCGATGGTGTGATTTCACAAACTGTAAATGCCGTGGCAGATTCGGGAGTTAGCTACTTTTCATCAGCTGGTAATTTTGGTGATAAATCCTATGCCTCCGCATTCAACCCAGCTCCTACTCCTAATAACATTCTTGGTGATGCTCATGACTTTGGTGGAGGCGATATTTTTCAAAGTGTAACTCTAGAGCCAGGCAATTATACCATCGTTTTGCAATGGCAAGATTCAGTTTATAGTATTGGGCAAACCAGTACCGGTACTAATAATGACTTGGACATTTATCTGACTGATGATTTAGGGAACACCCTTTTCGGTTTTAACCGAAATAACCTCAACAACGACCCCTTGGAGGTAATGCCTTTTACGGTGACTCAACACACACAGTCCAACATATTGATCGTTCGCGAATCTGGAAGTCAAAATGTATTTTTTAAGTACATCGTCTTTCAGGGCAATATGATTATTAATGAATATCAATCCGGGACCAGCACCATAGTTGGCCACCCTAATGCAGAAGGTGCAATGGCCGTGGGAGCTGTGCTTTATAGCAATACTCCAGAATTTGGAAACACACCTTCTGTTGCTTCATTTTCGTCAAGAGGTGGCACCCCTGTAAATGGAACAGCTCGTAACAAACCTGAGTTTTGCGCCCCCAATGGCGTGAATACCACTGTAAATATTGGTGGACCAAATATAGAATCGGATGCGTTTCCAAACTTTTTTGGTACCTCCGCAGCCGCACCACATGCCGCTGGGGTGGCCGCTTTGCTAAAATCAGCTCAAGCAAAATTTGAAAACCATAATAGCACACCATTAGAAATTAAAAACTTGCTTAGCAATACTGCTATTGATATGGGTGCTTCTGGTTTTGATAATGAAAGCGGCTCAGGATTTATTCAAGCCGATCAAGCCATGCTTTCTTTTGCTAACCCCAAGCCATCCGTATCACAGGTTTCATTTCTCGATACTACCCAAATTCCGGGAACGGATACTATAAGTGTAAACATCATCGGAGATTATTTTACACCTTCAAGTATAGTATTATTACGTGATGACACCGTCTCATCAAACTATATTAATTCTTCAGAAATTGCAGCGAATATTCCGCCATTTAATGGAAACCCACCAGTTCGAGTTTACAACAATCCCATCTCTTCCTCTCTTCTGGATGGTGGATTTTCAGATACCCTCCTCCTATTTTCTCCAACCAAAAAAAACGTGCAAATTGTTGTAAACAACAAAACCAAAAAGTATAGCGAAGCAGTTCCTCTTTTAACCTTTGAGGTATTGGTGGACAGCATTCCTTTTGATTCTGCTGGATATAGTCTTTATGATTTAGGTCTTGACAGTATTGATGTATTTACAACAGCCACCTCCACTAGCAATGTTGGAATTTATTTGATCCGTGCAGAAATGGACTCTCTTGACTTGAACATCCCTTATGAACTTGGACTTTCTGAGTTGTTCAATTATGAGTTTGTAGATGGATCGCTAACCATAAACCCAATGCCTTTAACCATTACTGCAAAAGATACAACGGTAGAATATGGTTATCCCTTAGGTGATTTCCATTTTGAATATTCATTTGAAGATTCACTTGTTGCCCCTTCTGAACTAGCTTTATTTAGCGATTCCATTGAGTATAATCACCAATCCAACTTAACGAATGCTGTGGCTGTAGTAAGAAGAAGTGCATACGGACGTGCAGTAGTAAATGCCGATCTACGTGGATTATCTTATGCCGCTAGCAGAAGATCTGTGGAAAACTCAAGAGCTGTGGCTTATGGAAGAGCCGTGGTAAACAGCGCCATTCAGTATGATACTACTTATTTTGTCGAGATTGCAGCCCAATCAATTTTTGACTATCAAACTTCACCAAATAATGCAACCCTGCTAACCGCTCCACGCCAGAGAGGATCTACACTATCTGCTTATGGGAGGGCTGTGGTAAATGCTAGAGCCGTTGCATATGGAAGAGCCGTTGTCAACGGTTATCCTTTGGTTAATGCCCAACCATTAGTGAATGGAATCCCTTTAATCAATGGATTAGATACCATTTCCGATAGTGGTGAGGTGGCTTTAGTTTTTGATGAAAATGATCTGGATACTTTAGGAACTGATAGTGTCTTTCGTTTCTTACCGATTAATTTAATAACTGGAACAGATGTAGGAGTTCATATTATTGTTCCTGCCCCCCTATTTAATGCAAATTATAATATCACCTATGAATTAGGGAACCTCACTATCACTCCTGCTACGCTAACCTTTAAAGTTGATTCTCTAACAAGGACATATGGGGACAGTATCTCCTTTTCTCACTCTACCAGCGGTTATCAGTATGGTGATGCAGATTCTAACGTGATTAAGAATATTCCCACCTACAAGATTTTAGATTCAAGTGAAAATTCAATAAGCACAACGCAAGTAGATGCGGGAACATACACCATTGTTCCAGATAGTTTAATGCTGGTGCAACCTACAAATTATGTTGTGCATTATGTGTTAGGAAAATTGGTAGTTAATAAAGCAAACCTTATCGTCACTGCAGAAGATACTTCCAAAATATATGGAAAACCTAATCCTGCATTCAACCTATCATATAATGGATTTGAATACAATGACGCTCCTGGTGACTTAACACTTCCTATCGTATCATGCCAAGCCGTTGACTCCAGCAGTATTGGAGTTTATCCAATTTACCTGCTGGGAGGAAGTTCAGGTAATTACGACATTATCCTCATTGATGGAATTTTGACCGTAAACCCGGCTGAGATTTATGTTACAGCTAGAGATACATTCGCTGAAGCAGGTTCTCCAGCGCCTCCTTTTAACTATGATATTTTAGGTGATCATTATAGTATAGATTCAATACTATCAGCACCAAGCCTCACATTAGGTTCAATGTATACTGGCGCAGCTGGTGTGTATGATATTAATCCATCTGGTTTAGTAATAGAACGTGCATCAAACTATTTGATCTATTACACCACCGGACAATTATACGTGAACCCAAAAGGTATTGGAACCCAAAAAATCCTACTCTCCTTACAGTGCGTTGATCAAATTAGTAACCACTCTTCAGGTTTTGATTATGTGGCCCACATTAGCTATAGCAATAGAAATAGCACTCCAATTTATATTCCAAAAGGAAAAAATAATGTGATACTTTCTGGGGGGCTAAATAGTGATGATCCAACTGAAATATTCCATGCGGGAAATGGCAGTAAGGATATCTACTTTGACGGATCTGGTTTTGCATGGTTTGTATTTTCCAATCAAAACAATAGCCTAAGCTATAGTTTGGTGTATGCTAATAATAATTCGCAAAAATGTATAGTTGCTAAGAAAAGTAGCTCACCAATTGAGTTAGCCGAGGAATATGCAACAGAGCCATCGATATATCCCAACCCAGTAAAAAATCATTTAGTTATAAATACATTCAACCAGTTTGCTGGCGAAGAAATATTCATTTATGACCTCAATGGAAAGCGTACGAATGAGAATTATATACTGACAAAGACTGATTTAGGAAATTACAAAGTAGACTTCTCTAACGTGCACCCCGGAATGTATATGGTTATTGTGCAGACCAAAGAAGAAAGGTTTACTTATAAGGTCATCAAGGATTAA
- a CDS encoding VOC family protein, whose product MIDNNRAFSGFSVSDINKAREFYGDKLQLKVMDGVMGLLELHVGNGNPVIIYPKENHQPATFTILNFPVENIEEAVAQLSTRGITFERYDGFNQDSKGISRSENGPSIAWFKDPAGNILSIIQPTD is encoded by the coding sequence ATGATTGATAACAACAGAGCCTTTAGCGGATTTTCAGTTTCTGATATTAATAAAGCCCGAGAATTTTATGGTGACAAACTGCAGCTGAAAGTAATGGATGGCGTAATGGGGTTACTTGAATTACATGTTGGTAATGGAAATCCAGTAATTATATATCCTAAAGAAAACCACCAGCCTGCAACATTCACAATTCTCAATTTTCCTGTTGAAAACATTGAAGAGGCGGTAGCCCAATTAAGTACTAGGGGTATTACTTTTGAACGCTATGACGGATTTAATCAGGATAGTAAAGGTATTTCCCGAAGTGAAAACGGCCCTTCTATTGCTTGGTTTAAGGATCCAGCCGGAAATATTCTCTCCATTATACAGCCCACGGACTAG
- a CDS encoding adenylate/guanylate cyclase domain-containing protein, with protein sequence MLRHVLPILLILLLNLSVSAQGNEIDSLRAHVHTLPEDTLKVNKMLELSSVYFSSAPEKAIIVAENAKKLAHKIGYRKGTAYALKNVGIAYYYQGEYVDALSSWQKSLSVFDSINDRIGVANIQSNIGAIYYNEGEYNRALDYYLKSLKISEELKDTLRIVTALTNIGAVYIDKSATLDKALEYLSRALELSEKIGASDAIANSSLNIGIVYFTRKNYDLALEYYTRSLNAMQGTDGTVFTMIEIGKVYTKQGEYSKALKTLDEALETADLLNAKPNKTTALVAKAEVYFDLKDYRKAINLYREAIILAKETNYLKFLELSYLGLGQAYFASNRYDSAYKYQTLMVNVKDSLYNIETQKLLSNQLFNFQIEKKQNEINLLKKDQELQSLDLEKQKVVRNLVIAGFVSVIIFLLVAILQKRKISKEKDRSEKLLLNILPYEIAEELKEQGKSEARDFNQVSVLFTDFVAFTELSEKLTAKELVNEINYYFKAFDNVVSKYKIEKIKTIGDAYMAAGGVPVPNPNSVKNVVLAALEMQDIVKEKRQQYSDTHILNLFSMRIGIHTGPVVAGIVGVKKFQYDIWGDTVNTAARMESSCEVGKVNISEVTYEIIKDVPELEFEHRGKIEAKGKGKLDMYFVRKKSIIN encoded by the coding sequence ATGCTGAGACACGTACTGCCAATTTTACTTATCCTTTTGTTGAATTTATCAGTAAGTGCGCAAGGCAATGAAATTGACAGCCTCCGAGCCCACGTGCACACCTTGCCAGAGGACACTCTGAAGGTGAACAAGATGCTTGAACTTAGTAGTGTTTACTTTAGCTCAGCTCCAGAAAAGGCAATTATCGTTGCTGAGAATGCCAAGAAATTGGCACATAAAATAGGATATAGGAAAGGTACTGCCTATGCTTTAAAGAATGTAGGAATTGCTTATTACTACCAAGGAGAATATGTGGATGCATTATCAAGTTGGCAAAAATCATTGTCTGTATTTGACTCTATAAATGATAGAATTGGTGTAGCTAACATCCAAAGTAACATCGGAGCCATCTATTATAATGAAGGCGAGTATAACCGAGCTCTAGATTATTACCTCAAATCTCTTAAAATATCCGAAGAATTAAAGGATACACTAAGAATAGTAACTGCTCTAACCAACATTGGAGCGGTATATATTGATAAATCAGCAACTCTCGACAAGGCTCTGGAATACTTAAGCAGGGCATTGGAACTTAGTGAAAAAATTGGCGCCAGCGATGCTATTGCAAACTCTTCCCTTAATATTGGAATCGTTTACTTCACCCGAAAAAACTATGATCTTGCTTTAGAGTATTACACTCGCTCTTTGAATGCAATGCAGGGGACTGATGGTACTGTATTTACCATGATTGAAATTGGGAAAGTATACACCAAACAAGGAGAATATTCAAAAGCTTTAAAAACATTAGATGAGGCTCTAGAAACTGCTGACCTACTAAATGCAAAACCAAACAAAACCACCGCTCTAGTTGCAAAGGCGGAAGTATATTTCGATTTAAAAGATTATCGCAAGGCAATTAATCTTTATAGAGAAGCCATAATTCTCGCCAAAGAAACTAACTATCTTAAATTTTTGGAGCTCTCTTATTTAGGCTTAGGTCAAGCTTACTTCGCTTCTAATAGGTATGACAGTGCTTATAAATACCAAACCCTTATGGTTAATGTAAAGGATTCCCTTTACAACATTGAAACTCAAAAACTCCTTTCCAATCAACTCTTCAATTTCCAAATAGAAAAAAAGCAAAACGAAATAAACCTCTTAAAAAAGGATCAAGAGCTACAATCTTTAGATTTAGAAAAGCAGAAGGTTGTCCGAAATCTGGTTATTGCTGGCTTTGTATCTGTAATTATTTTTCTATTGGTTGCCATTTTGCAAAAGCGAAAAATATCAAAGGAAAAAGATAGAAGCGAAAAACTGCTTCTTAACATTCTCCCCTATGAAATAGCCGAAGAACTTAAAGAGCAGGGGAAATCTGAAGCACGTGATTTTAACCAAGTGTCTGTGTTGTTTACAGATTTTGTGGCTTTTACTGAGCTTTCCGAAAAACTAACGGCCAAAGAGCTCGTGAATGAAATCAATTATTATTTCAAGGCATTTGACAATGTAGTTTCTAAATACAAAATCGAAAAAATAAAAACCATTGGTGATGCATACATGGCGGCTGGTGGTGTGCCTGTTCCAAATCCAAACTCTGTAAAAAATGTAGTTCTCGCTGCTTTGGAAATGCAAGACATTGTAAAGGAAAAAAGACAGCAATACAGCGATACACATATTTTAAACCTGTTCAGTATGCGGATAGGAATTCATACCGGGCCGGTGGTTGCCGGAATTGTAGGTGTGAAGAAATTCCAATATGATATTTGGGGTGATACCGTAAACACCGCAGCTAGAATGGAGAGCTCCTGTGAGGTAGGAAAGGTCAACATTTCGGAGGTTACTTATGAGATCATCAAAGATGTGCCCGAACTCGAGTTTGAGCATAGAGGAAAAATTGAAGCCAAGGGAAAGGGTAAATTAGATATGTATTTTGTGCGAAAGAAAAGTATCATAAATTAA